A single genomic interval of Prionailurus viverrinus isolate Anna chromosome A2, UM_Priviv_1.0, whole genome shotgun sequence harbors:
- the PALM3 gene encoding paralemmin-3: MALQSQMWSPATPTPMAESSLYRQRLEVIAEKRRLQEEIRAARRELEEEKLRVERLKRKSLRERWLMDGAAEEPEQQEDSTSKDPQSPEGQAQARIRNLEDSLFTLQSQLQLLQSASTGAQHKSPGRPTWRRQGHRPLSQPTVEAGPTGHTDLSRRASLPAGPVDTSPESPSEPRDEAVRVPPTLRLFPGAAGASSEANGPCPGPSPAAEQGPSQGLAASEGGVGEAKGGGVVEVVWEGLRATEDCATEATGPELEAKVEEMVLEAIGDRQEAACPEPPSWVKEDRGIVEVVWEGVGGPESSDSEATGEGGRGQKAAQTSSPRLQVRLEGAAPGEGGVPRGSSDGDGPGGSGGEEGSFIWVERVTLSEEWEELGEELVVEGLEGPRARGSGGGPESPLGVERGAGEDAWGAGRSQAEEPVESVGEGKKGTEEEAGADVSLVGERGGSEGSLEPERGGGEEELRPERKAVEEPPSAARKAVEGPLRAERERGEGPLRVEQKEDEEKLEATEEPLVTEGEEGEKSLEAEKGGGEAPSEAERTGGEAPLVAERTGEALLGAEEGGEAPSEAERGGEAPLGAEKTDVVEEDLSPEEQRESGGGKECQAEEVSEAGASLGAKEESRPEEEGPQPQEKQEGSLEEESVRPQTPAEGQGPSGDATTPLLAETPAPEQPAECQPLLQVEGPRANPSARPVPTYAPARQPEPPAPPEGEEASGPKQKTCQCCVVM, translated from the exons GCCCATGGCCGAGAGCTCCCTCTACCGGCAGCGGCTAGAGGTCATTGCT GAGAAGCGGCGGCTGCAGGAGGAGATCCGCGCCGCGCGCCGGGAGCTGGAAGAGGAGAAACTCCGCGTGGAGCGGCTCAAG AGGAAGTCTCTCCGGGAGCGTTGGCTCATGGACGGGGCAGCTGAGGAGCCGGAGCAGCAGGAGGACTCCACCTCTAAAGACCCCCAGTCACCTGAGGGCCAGGCTCAGGCCCGAATCCGCAACTTGGAAGACAGCTTGTTCAC aCTCCAATCCCAGCTGCAGCTGTTGCAAAGTGCATCCACAGGTGCCCAGCACAAGTCCCCCGGCAGGCCCACCTGGCGCAGACAG GGTCATCGACCTCTCTCCCAGCCTACCGTGGAGGCAGGTCCCACAG GCCACACTGATCTGAGCAGGAGAGCCTCCCTTCCAGCTGGACCAGTGGACACCTCCCCAGAGTCCCCCTCTGAGCCCAGAGATGAGGCTGTCAGGGTTCCACCCACCCTGAGGCTGTTCCCTGGGGCAGCAGGGGCCTCCTCAGAAGCCAACGGCCCCTGCCCTGGACCCAGCCCCGCTGCAGAACAGGGGCCGAGTCAGGGGCTGGCAGCATCTGAGGGGGGCGTGGGTGAGGCCAAAGGAGGGGGCGTGGTGGAGGTGGTATGGGAGGGGCTGAGGGCCACAGAGGACTGTGCCACGGAGGCCACGGGCCCAGAGCTGGAGGCTAAGGTAGAGGAAATGGTGCTGGAGGCCATTGGGGACAGGCAGGAAGCTGCCTGCCCAGAGCCCCCGTCCTGGGTGAAGGAGGACAGGGGCATCGTGGAGGTGgtctgggagggggtgggagggccgGAGAGCAGCGACTCCGAGGccacaggggaggggggcaggggccagaAGGCCGCACAGACCAGCTCCCCGAGGCTCCAGGTGAGGCTAGAGGGAGCAGCTCCTGGAGAAGGCGGCGTCCCCAGGGGCAGCTCTGACGGTGATGGGCCAGGGGGctctggaggagaggaggggtccTTCATTTGGGTGGAGAGGGTGACCCTCAGCGAAGAgtgggaggagctgggggaggagctGGTCGTGGAGGGGTTGGAAGGGCCAAGGGCACGGGGAAGCGGGGGAGGGCCTGAGAGTCcgctgggggtggagaggggggcaggggaggatgCCTGGGGGGCGGGAAGGAGCCAAGCAGAGGAACCGGTGGAGTCAGTGGGCGAAGGAAAGAAGGGGACTGAGGAAGAGGCAGGGGCAGACGTGTctctggtgggggagagggggggaagcGAGGGCTCTTTGgagccagagaggggaggaggggaggaagagctgaggccagagaggaaagCAGTTGAGGAACCACCGTCAGCCGCAAGAAAGGCAGTTGAGGGACctttgagggcagagagggaaagaggtgaGGGGCCATTGCGAGTAGAGcagaaagaagatgaagaaaaactagAGGCGACTGAAGAACCATTggtgacagagggagaggaaggcgAGAAATCactggaggcagagaaaggaggaggtgaGGCGCCAtcggaggcagagagaacaggaggggaGGCACCACTGGTGGCAGAGAGAACAGGTGAGGCACTATTGGGAGCTGAGGAAGGAGGTGAGGCGCCAtcggaggcagagagaggaggggaggcgCCACTGGGGGCAGAGAAGACTGACGTGGTTGAAGAAGATCTGAGtccagaagagcagagagagtcCGGAGGAGGAAAGGAATGTCAGGCAGAGGAGGTGAGTGAGGCAGGGGCTTCCTTGGGGGCCAAGGAAGAGTCAAGGCCGGAAGAGGAAGGACCACAGCCCCAGGAGAAGCAGGAAGGCTCCCTGGAGGAAGAATCTGTAAGGCCCCAAACCCCTGCTGAGGGCCAGGGCCCCTCAGGAGATGCCACCACCCCCCTCCTGGCAGAGACCCCAGCTCCAGAGCAGCCTGCCGAGTGCCAGCCACTGCTTCAGGTGGAAGGGCCCAGGGCCAACCCTAGTGCCCGCCCCGTGCCCACCTATGCACCTGCCCGGCAGCCCGAGCCACCTGCCCCTCCCGAGGGTGAAGAGGCAAGTGGCCCTAAGCAAAAGACGTGCCAGTGTTGTGTGGTCATGTAA